The DNA window TCCGGGTGCAGGTGCCAGCCGACCTCGATGTCGTCGGTCGGGGTGACGCCGTCGCGGCCGGGCAACGGCTTCAGCAGCACGCTGCCGGCCGCGCAGCCCGCGGCACGGGGTTCGATGGCCCACAGACCCCACCGGCCGTCGTAGGGGGCGTTGCGCTCACGCCAGGCGCGCACCCGCTCCAGCGCCTCGCCCGGCTGGGTCATCCGCCCCTTGCCGCCGCCCAGCCAGCGCATCACCTCCGCGCGGGAGTAGATGTCGTAGACCCGGGCGAGGTCGTCGGGTGACTCGGTCCAGTCCCGGACCACGAGCCGCTCGGTCGAGGCGATCATCATGACGCCGGATCGTAATGCGTGACGCACCGGCCCAGGGGGAACGAGGGGGCGATGGGCGACGGCTGGCAGCGCACGAAGCGAATCACCTCGGCGGCGTTCCGGCCGGTCCGGGGCCGGGACCTCTCGCTGCACGCCGCCGCGATCACGTTCTACGGCGCGATCGCCGTGGTCCCGGTGGCGCTGCTGGCCATCTGGCTCACCGGGCTGCTCGCCGGCGCCGACCGGGTGCGCCGGCTGACCGGGTACGCGATCGACACGCTGCCCACCGAGATCGGCGCGCACCGGGCGGTGGCCGCGCTGGTCGAGGCCGGGTTGGGGTTGACCCCGCTGCTGGCGCTGGCCTCGCTGCTGCCGGCCTCGCTCTACGGCGAGGGGCTGCGCCGGGCGTTCGTCTCGGTGGCCGAGCCGCGCGCCGAGTCCGGCGCGCTCGTCGGCTGGCGCGGCCGGCTGCTGCTGCTCCCGCTGCTCGCCCCGGCCCCGGCGCTGCTGCTGTCGATCCTGCTGGCACTGCCGCTGACCACCCGGCTGGTCCGCCAGGGCGGGTGGATCGGCGCGCTCGGCGTGGTGCTGTCGTTCCTGGCCGTGTGGCTGGTGCTCACGCCGGTGCTGGTGTGGGTGTTCCGGGTGGTCGGGCCGGCCTCCCCGGACTGGCTCGCCACGCTCGGCATGGGCTCGTTCACCGCCGCGAACCTCTCCGGCTTCCTGCACGGGTTCGTGCTGTTCTGCTCGCTGCCGCTCAACCTCGGCGTGCCGTTCGGCGGGTTCGACGAGATCGGCGGCGGGGTGGCCGTGCTGCTCTGGCTCTACCTGTTCCACGTGATCGTGCTGGCCGGCTACTCGGCCACGCTGGCGCTCAGCCGGTGGCGGGCCGCCCGGGAGGCGGCCCGCGCCTGAGCGGCGCGCGTCAGCGCCGGAACGGGCCGCGCACCTCATAGGTGATGCCGCCGCTGCCGGCCTTGGCGCCGCTGATGCCGCGCTGCGACGAGAAGTAGAGCCGACTGCCGTCCGGCGAGAACGCCGGGCCGGTGATCTCCGAGGTCGGCTGCCCGAGCAGCCGCGCGAACGGCGTCACCACCCCGGCCGGCGTGATCATGTTGATCTCCATGTCGCCGCCGTCCTCGGCCACGTAGAGGTCGCCACCGGCGGTGCCGGTGATGTTGTCCACCCCGGTCAGCGGCGCCGCGCCGGCCTCCACCAGCGAGTCGTCGTACGCCAGGTCGAGCCGCTGCCCCACCGCGTCGTACGCCCACACCCGGTTGTCGCCCTTCGTGGTGAACCAGCAGGTGTCGTCGGCGTACCAGCAACCCTCCCCGCCGTCGAACACCTGGGCGGCGCCCACCTGGTAGCGGGTGGGCACCGGAAAACCGTCCCGGTCCGGCACGTCCTGCCAGGTCACCGGGCCGGTCACCTGGCCCGACCGGGCGCACAGCACCTGCAACCGGCCGGTGCGCAGGTCGCCCCAGGCGTCCGGAGCGAAGCGGTAGAAGCGGCCGTCCGGCTCGTCCTCGGTCAGGTAGACCACCTGCCGGACCGGGTCACAGGCCGCCGCCTCGTGCTTGAAGCGACCCATCCGGGTGCGCTCCTCGCCGGAGCGGCCACCGGCCGGCCAGGTCTCGAAGACCCGACCCAACGGCACCTCCTCGCAGGAGAGCCACGTCCCCCACGGGGTGGGTCCGCCCGCGCAGTTGGTGTTGGTGCCGCTCAGGATCCGGTAGGCGGCGGCGACCGAGCCGTCGGCCGCGAAGCGCACCGCCGAGGCCCCACCGACGAGCGGGACCTCCGAGTTGGAGACGTAGATCCAGCCGTCGCCGGCCGGGAAGCAGGCGCCACCGTCCGGCGCCCAGTGCCAGACGTACGAGGTGCCGGGCACCCGCTGACCGGAGCGGGCCACCACCCGGCCGGTGAAGCCGGCGGGCAACTGGAGGCCGTTGGCGTCGGCGGCGAGCAGGTCGCCGTAGGGGCCGGGGCCGGGCTGGGCGGGCGCGGCCGGGGCGGCGGCGGCCCAGAGACTGCCCGCGAAGGCGGTGCCGCCGGCGACGGTCACGGCGCGCAGGACGGTACGACGGTCCATCGGTTGACCTCCCCGAGACGGTGGCTCTCCCCCGACGGTAGACCCGCCATGGCATCGACCGCTGCCGCTCCCCGGTGAACGCGGGGTGACCTCAGAGCCGGTCCACGTACCGTTTCGCCTCCGCCAGCGACCAGCCGGTGTGCTCCCGGACCAGCTTGACCGCGTGGATCTTCTTCCCGCGGTGGGTGAGCCGGGTCGCCTCGGCGCGCACCGCGTCGTCGAGGTCGGCCGGGCCGGCGGGTCGGGCCGGCGGCACACCGCCCGCCCGCAACGCGTCGACCGCCTGCTTCGCCTCCAGCAGCGGCAGCCCGGTCTGCTCGCGGAGCAGCTTCACCGCCTCGACGGTCCGCCCCTCGCGGGCCAGCCGGAGCACCTCCCCCTGCCCGCCGCCGGTGGCCGGGTCCGGGGCGAGCAGGTCGCGGGGACGGCCGGCGGGGCGCCGGAACACGAACAGGAGCAGGAGCAGCATGGCGATCACGGCCAGGAGCACGAACTGGGGACCCTCGGGCATGCGCGCCACGGTAACGCCCGACCGCGAACCCTCCCGCCGCCGTCCACCCGCCAGTAGGCTCCGGTCCCATGAATGACGGGAGTGAGCTGCCGGCCCGCGCCGACGTCGTCGTGGTCGGCTCCGGGCACAACGGCCTGGTCTCGGCGATCCTGCTGGCCCGCGCCGGCCTCGACGTGCTGGTGCTGGAGGCGGCCGAGGTACTCGGCGGGGCGACCCGCACCGAGAACCCGTTCCCGAAGGTGCCCGGCCTGCGGCACTCCACCGGGTCGTACCTGCTCGGGCTGATGCCACCGGAGCTGCTCGCCACGCTCGACGTGACGATCCCGGTGGTGCGCCGCGACCCGCACTACTTCCTGCCCACGCCGGGCGGGCCCGGCTCACCGTACCTGCTCTTCGGCCGCGACGGCGCGGCCACCCGGCGGCAGCTCACCGAGATGTTCTCGGCGGCCGACGTGGCCGCCGACGACGCGCTCCAGGCCGAGCTGGCCCAGCTCCGCGACGACCTGGCGCCGGCCTGGCTGGCCGAGCCGCTGCCGGTGGAGGAGACCGCCGAGCGCTACGTCCGGCCGGCGCTGCGGCAGGTCTTCGTCGACCTGGTGCGCGGCTCGGTCGCCGACCACCTGGCCCGCTTCGACTTCCGCTCCGAGCTGCTGGTCAGCATGTACGCGGTGACCGACGGCCTGTCCGGGCTCAACGCCGGCCCGGACGACCCGGGCACCGGCCACAACTTCCTGGTGCACAACATGTGCCGGCTGCCCGGCTCGGACGGCACCTGGATGATCGCCGAGGGCGGGATGGGCACGGTGTCGCGTACCTTCGCCGACGCCGCCCGGGCCGCCGGTGCCCGCATCGTCACCGGCGCCCCGGTCACCGC is part of the Micromonospora sp. WMMD980 genome and encodes:
- a CDS encoding 50S ribosomal protein L7/L12, giving the protein MPEGPQFVLLAVIAMLLLLLFVFRRPAGRPRDLLAPDPATGGGQGEVLRLAREGRTVEAVKLLREQTGLPLLEAKQAVDALRAGGVPPARPAGPADLDDAVRAEATRLTHRGKKIHAVKLVREHTGWSLAEAKRYVDRL
- a CDS encoding alkaline phosphatase PhoX, whose translation is MDRRTVLRAVTVAGGTAFAGSLWAAAAPAAPAQPGPGPYGDLLAADANGLQLPAGFTGRVVARSGQRVPGTSYVWHWAPDGGACFPAGDGWIYVSNSEVPLVGGASAVRFAADGSVAAAYRILSGTNTNCAGGPTPWGTWLSCEEVPLGRVFETWPAGGRSGEERTRMGRFKHEAAACDPVRQVVYLTEDEPDGRFYRFAPDAWGDLRTGRLQVLCARSGQVTGPVTWQDVPDRDGFPVPTRYQVGAAQVFDGGEGCWYADDTCWFTTKGDNRVWAYDAVGQRLDLAYDDSLVEAGAAPLTGVDNITGTAGGDLYVAEDGGDMEINMITPAGVVTPFARLLGQPTSEITGPAFSPDGSRLYFSSQRGISGAKAGSGGITYEVRGPFRR
- a CDS encoding YhjD/YihY/BrkB family envelope integrity protein — encoded protein: MGDGWQRTKRITSAAFRPVRGRDLSLHAAAITFYGAIAVVPVALLAIWLTGLLAGADRVRRLTGYAIDTLPTEIGAHRAVAALVEAGLGLTPLLALASLLPASLYGEGLRRAFVSVAEPRAESGALVGWRGRLLLLPLLAPAPALLLSILLALPLTTRLVRQGGWIGALGVVLSFLAVWLVLTPVLVWVFRVVGPASPDWLATLGMGSFTAANLSGFLHGFVLFCSLPLNLGVPFGGFDEIGGGVAVLLWLYLFHVIVLAGYSATLALSRWRAAREAARA
- a CDS encoding GNAT family N-acetyltransferase, whose translation is MMIASTERLVVRDWTESPDDLARVYDIYSRAEVMRWLGGGKGRMTQPGEALERVRAWRERNAPYDGRWGLWAIEPRAAGCAAGSVLLKPLPGRDGVTPTDDIEVGWHLHPDAQGHGYATEAARAVLKREFAAGTERVFAVVMAGNEPSMAVARRLGMTHLGVRTDWYGGAELETFVLDLPA
- a CDS encoding NAD(P)/FAD-dependent oxidoreductase; this translates as MNDGSELPARADVVVVGSGHNGLVSAILLARAGLDVLVLEAAEVLGGATRTENPFPKVPGLRHSTGSYLLGLMPPELLATLDVTIPVVRRDPHYFLPTPGGPGSPYLLFGRDGAATRRQLTEMFSAADVAADDALQAELAQLRDDLAPAWLAEPLPVEETAERYVRPALRQVFVDLVRGSVADHLARFDFRSELLVSMYAVTDGLSGLNAGPDDPGTGHNFLVHNMCRLPGSDGTWMIAEGGMGTVSRTFADAARAAGARIVTGAPVTAITLDGGAASGVVLADGREVGARVVLGACDPYRLMELLPDGALPAELGARMTAARRPGTTLKLNLALTGLPRFSCLPADAPSPFGSTIHLLPGSDSLVGAGGASPMAALRGMWADVRAGRLPDEPTIEWYLHTTVDPSLQDPAGHHSSAMFVQSVPYELAGTTWDAALPGYVEKLIAICERYAPGAGDLVADAVPLPPPGIEAHFGITGGHIHHVDNTVSFTDRMPYATGVPGVYAGSAGCHPAGSVIGAAGHNAARRILADM